The proteins below come from a single Aegilops tauschii subsp. strangulata cultivar AL8/78 chromosome 6, Aet v6.0, whole genome shotgun sequence genomic window:
- the LOC141025326 gene encoding uncharacterized protein, which produces MQHTADRGWLINDLGGRRPMGFRRFVHLVTNDARSTYTLRRIDMSRFFRPPPLVGHIAGAGEEGPALEHGCLPDPTSRFEAPSGSGRPLKGVMDFFLLKTNHRHEAEEGELDLNMVVATDHTGRALIYDPDSLAVRALPRLPERKYIPVSLTAGGALYVFDRIPQLHKKRCCEALTFRRPRGEHEDWSWRALPPPPFVHEPSSHGAPGQIDSYAVAGDGESLCISTRRMGTYSYDIKKRGWTKLGSWALPFSGLAEHVREHGLWFGICSSDDGENTFGAADLRAASGLTPPPLHGSWEDITPPMEGHALGTHVVHLGSSKFCIARFLEAVTSHVSEESTSPVLSVSVGDSHFFTFTGKSKDEARKSIVYNYKHGFSGFAATLNETQAQTLAEFPEVVRVKLNTYHKPHTTQSWDFLGLDYDGPQQQQPQQQEGLLQRAKYGENIIIGVIDSGIWPESRSFDDTGYSPVPARWNGVCQIGHAWNATSCNRKIIGARWYSGGISADVLKMDYNSPRDLTGHGTHVASTIAGSQVWNVSHRGGGLGVGMARGGAPRSRLAIYKVCWVDGSCPEAAILAAIDDAIKDGVDVLSLSLGGSPGEEIFETLHAVLQGISVVFAGGNEGPVPQTVLNAVPWVMTVAASTIDRSFPTQVTLGNNEKLVSWFYDHHYQRMIYLDLNQAFFFFISTQPQIKVSTLAGPPPSTPPQRQTTTSTYASLGRSSAMDATTTPNDDLHICEPFSEQRTQIHARIGPHYHRRPPPTSATQPQGSQSGAFKKGMTP; this is translated from the exons ATGCAGCACACTGCCGATCGAGGTTGGTTGATCAACGATCTGGGCGGCCGACGCCCGATGGGTTTCCGGCGGTTTGTGCATCTGGTGACGAACGACGCTCGCAGCACCTACACTCTGCGCCGCATCGACATGTCGCGCTTCTTCCGCCCACCACCGCTCGTCGGCCACATCGCCGGAGCAGGAGAAGAAGGCCCGGCGCTGGAACACGGCTGCCTGCCCGACCCCACGTCGCGCTTTGAAGCTCCGTCGGGCTCGGGCCGGCCCCTCAAAGGCGTGATGGACTTCTTCCTCCTCAAGACCAACCATAGACACGAAGCGGAGGAGGGAGAGCTTGACCTTAACATGGTGGTCGCCACGGACCACACGGGCCGCGCCCTCATCTACGACCCCGACTCGCTGGCCGTCCGCGCGCTGCCCAGGCTGCCGGAGCGCAAGTACATCCCCGTCTCCCTCACCGCCGGCGGCGCCCTCTACGTGTTCGACCGGATCCCCCAGCTCCACAAGAAGCGGTGCTGCGAGGCGCTCACCTTCCGCCGGCCCCGCGGCGAGCACGAGGACTGGTCGTGGCGCGCTCTGCCCCCGCCCCCCTTCGTGCACGAGCCCAGCAGCCACGGCGCCCCCGGCCAAATCGACTCCTACgcggtggccggcgacggcgagaGCCTCTGCATATCCACCAGACGCATGGGCACGTACTCCTACGACATTAAGAAACGCGGCTGGACCAAGCTCGGGAGCTGGGCGCTGCCATTCAGCGGCCTCGCCGAGCACGTCCGCGAGCACGGGCTCTGGTTCGGCATCTGCTCCTCGGACGACGGCGAGAACACGTTCGGCGCCGCCGACCTCAGGGCCGCCTCCGGTCTGACGCCGCCTCCGCTGCATGGCTCGTGGGAGGACATCACGCCGCCCATGGAAGGGCACGCGCTGGGGACGCACGTTGTGCACCTCGGCTCCTCCAAGTTCTGCATCGCCAGGTTCCTCGAGGCTGTCACCTCGCATGTCTCTGAAGAGTCTACTAGCCCAGTCCTATCAGTATCAG TTGGTGACTCACATTTCTTTACTTTTACTGGCAAAAGCAAGGATGAAGCCAGGAAGTCGATAGTTTACAATTACAAGCATGGATTCTCTGGATTCGCGGCGACACTCAATGAAACGCAAGCTCAAACACTTGCAG AATTCCCTGAAGTTGTCCGCGTGAAGCTTAACACTTACCACAAACCGCACACAACTCAGAGTTGGGACTTCCTCGGCCTTGACTACGATGgaccacaacaacaacaaccacaacaacAGGAAGGCCTTCTGCAAAGAGCAAAGTACGGAGAAAACATCATCATCGGGGTGATTGATTCAG GCATATGGCCTGAATCACGAAGCTTTGATGACACCGGATATAGCCCTGTGCCGGCACGGTGGAACGGCGTGTGCCAGATTGGACATGCGTGGAATGCCACGAGTTGCAACAGGAAGATCATCGGCGCCCGATGGTATAGTGGTGGCATCAGCGCTGACGTGCTTAAGATGGACTACAATTCCCCTAGGGACCTCACTGGCCATGGCACACATGTAGCCTCAACGATTGCCGGTAGCCAGGTGTGGAATGTGAGCCACAGAGGGGGTGGCCTTGGTGTCGGTATGGCTCGCGGTGGAGCACCACGGTCTCGATTGGCTATATACAAGGTATGTTGGGTCGATGGGAGTTGCCCCGAGGCAGCGATCCTTGCGGCCATCGATGATGCCATAAAGGATGGCGTGGACGTCCTGTCGCTCTCACTAGGAGGCAGTCCTGGCGAGGAGATCTTTGAGACATTGCATGCTGTATTGCAAGGCATCTCCGTTGTGTTTGCAGGCGGGAATGAAGGCCCCGTGCCACAAACGGTGTTGAATGCCGTGCCATGGGTCATGACGGTGGCTGCTAGCACAATAGACAGGTCATTCCCAACCCAAGTGACGCTCGGGAACAATGAAAAGTTGGTG AGTTGGTTCTACGATCACCACTATCAAAGGATGATTTATTTAGACCTTAACCAGgctttcttcttcttcatctctACACAACCACAG attaaggtgtcaaccttggcaggtcctccaccatcgacgccaccacaacgccaaacgacgacctccacctacgcgagccttggcaggtcctccgccatggacgccaccacgacgccaaaTGATGACCTCCACATATGTGAGCCCTTCTCCGAGCAACGGACCCAGATCCATGCTAGGATAGGTCCGCACTatcaccgtcgtccaccacccacaagcgccacccaaccccaaggttcccaaagtggcgccttcaagaagggaatgacgccgtga